A window from Bacteroidota bacterium encodes these proteins:
- a CDS encoding DUF1569 domain-containing protein — protein sequence MEVKNLFDPIAKQDIIERINKLTPESKALWGKMNVSQMLAHLQMPIGIAYGTHQPKGSFLLRLIGPLFKSKLWDENPYKQSLPTDPTFVMISSDKDFEKEKVALVDMINRFTESAVAGERHPVFGKMSKENWSKATWKHIDHHLKQFGV from the coding sequence ATGGAAGTAAAAAATTTATTTGATCCTATAGCAAAGCAGGATATTATTGAACGTATTAACAAACTTACACCCGAATCAAAAGCGCTATGGGGTAAAATGAATGTATCACAAATGCTGGCACATTTGCAAATGCCGATTGGGATTGCTTATGGCACTCACCAGCCTAAAGGAAGTTTTTTACTAAGATTAATTGGCCCGCTTTTTAAAAGCAAATTGTGGGATGAAAACCCCTACAAACAAAGCCTCCCGACTGACCCTACTTTTGTAATGATTAGCAGTGATAAAGATTTTGAAAAAGAAAAAGTTGCGTTGGTGGATATGATAAATCGCTTTACAGAATCAGCTGTAGCTGGTGAAAGACATCCTGTATTTGGTAAGATGTCAAAAGAAAACTGGAGTAAAGCCACCTGGAAGCATATAGATCATCATCTTAAGCAATTTGGTGTTTAA
- a CDS encoding DUF2795 domain-containing protein, with product MFWTLELASYLEDAPWPATKDELIDYSIRSGAPLEVVENLQELEDDGGEVYESIEDIWPDYPTQEDFLFNEDEY from the coding sequence ATGTTCTGGACACTTGAACTTGCATCATATCTTGAAGACGCTCCATGGCCCGCAACCAAAGATGAGCTGATTGACTATTCGATCCGTAGTGGAGCCCCGCTTGAGGTAGTTGAGAACCTGCAAGAGCTGGAGGATGACGGTGGTGAAGTGTATGAAAGCATTGAAGATATCTGGCCGGATTATCCGACACAGGAAGATTTTCTTTTTAATGAGGATGAGTATTAA
- a CDS encoding ABC transporter ATP-binding protein, producing the protein MLKASNIHKKYGTVEVLRGVDLEINRGEVVSIVGPSGSGKSTLLHILGTLDKADTGEVRMNDTLLTALSGNKLASFRNKHIGFVFQFHHLLPEFSALENASIPGWLAGRKKKEVMEEAEKLLNMLGLSNRLHNKPNQLSGGEQQRVAVARALINKPDIVMADEPTGNLDSANAKELHHLFFDLRKQFNQTFLIVTHNEELAQLSDRVLHMMDGKIV; encoded by the coding sequence ATGCTTAAAGCCAGTAACATTCATAAGAAATACGGAACGGTGGAAGTATTGCGTGGAGTTGACCTTGAGATTAACCGGGGCGAGGTTGTTTCTATTGTTGGCCCATCAGGTTCTGGAAAAAGCACCCTCCTTCACATCCTCGGTACGCTGGACAAAGCAGATACCGGCGAGGTCCGCATGAATGATACATTATTAACAGCTTTATCAGGCAACAAACTGGCTTCCTTCAGGAATAAACATATCGGCTTTGTGTTCCAGTTTCATCATTTGCTGCCCGAGTTTTCAGCGCTTGAAAATGCATCTATACCCGGATGGCTGGCTGGCAGAAAAAAGAAAGAAGTGATGGAAGAAGCAGAAAAACTATTAAATATGCTGGGGCTTTCAAACCGGCTTCATAATAAACCCAATCAACTTTCCGGGGGTGAACAACAGCGAGTAGCTGTAGCGAGAGCATTGATCAATAAACCTGATATCGTAATGGCTGACGAACCCACCGGCAATCTCGATTCAGCAAATGCAAAAGAACTGCATCATTTATTTTTCGATCTGAGAAAACAGTTCAACCAGACATTCCTGATAGTTACACATAACGAAGAATTAGCTCAGCTAAGCGACAGGGTACTGCATATGATGGATGGGAAGATTGTTTGA
- a CDS encoding cob(I)yrinic acid a,c-diamide adenosyltransferase: MAFKIYTKTGDRGKTSLIGGTKVPKSHRRIEAYGTIDELNSFVGLCFDHLQDNKIDNILSEIQDRLFTIGSALACDPDKETKLKIPDLLETDVVLLEKEIDRMNEVLPEMKSFILPAGHVAASTLHVARCVCRRAERCIVRMQKKNDEVPNLIIKYLNRLSDYLFVLARYAAHKLNAIEIPWKPRI; this comes from the coding sequence ATGGCATTTAAAATTTATACCAAAACAGGTGATAGAGGAAAAACTTCTTTGATCGGTGGAACGAAAGTTCCCAAATCACATCGCCGTATCGAAGCTTACGGTACAATAGATGAATTGAACTCTTTTGTTGGGTTGTGTTTTGATCATTTACAGGATAATAAGATCGATAATATACTTTCTGAAATACAAGACCGGCTTTTTACGATCGGCTCTGCATTGGCTTGTGACCCGGATAAAGAAACAAAACTGAAGATCCCTGACCTACTCGAAACAGATGTGGTATTGCTCGAAAAAGAGATTGACAGAATGAATGAAGTATTGCCCGAAATGAAATCATTCATTCTTCCCGCTGGTCATGTAGCTGCATCAACACTGCATGTTGCAAGATGTGTTTGTCGCCGTGCCGAAAGATGCATTGTAAGAATGCAAAAGAAGAATGATGAAGTGCCTAACCTCATTATCAAATACCTTAATCGTTTAAGTGATTATCTTTTTGTACTGGCAAGGTATGCAGCACATAAACTGAATGCTATAGAAATCCCGTGGAAACCGAGGATTTAA
- a CDS encoding ABC transporter ATP-binding protein: MSSIIHLEGIRKSYFMGKQELPVLKGISLDILKNEYVALMGPSGSGKSTLMNIIGCLDSPTAGTYVLNGKAVSRMEDNELAEIRNKEIGFVFQQFNLLPRLTALENVALPLVYGGVGKKQRNERALHVLDLVNLTDRSHHKPNELSGGQCQRVAIARALVNNPSLILADEPTGNLDTTTSYEIMEIFDKIYSEGNTIVLVTHESDIAAHARRVVRLRDGLIETDKQQAGKLATAGA; the protein is encoded by the coding sequence ATGAGCTCAATAATCCATCTCGAAGGAATCCGCAAAAGCTATTTCATGGGTAAACAGGAATTGCCCGTGTTGAAAGGTATTTCGCTGGATATATTAAAAAACGAATATGTGGCTTTAATGGGACCATCGGGATCTGGCAAAAGCACATTAATGAATATTATTGGTTGCCTGGATTCACCAACAGCCGGAACATATGTCCTTAATGGCAAAGCAGTGAGCAGAATGGAGGATAATGAATTGGCTGAGATTAGAAATAAAGAGATAGGATTTGTATTTCAACAATTCAATTTGTTGCCACGATTAACAGCATTGGAAAACGTAGCTCTGCCGCTTGTATACGGTGGTGTTGGAAAAAAACAAAGAAACGAAAGAGCTTTGCATGTGCTGGACCTGGTTAATCTAACAGACAGGAGCCACCATAAACCCAATGAATTGAGTGGTGGCCAATGTCAGAGAGTGGCTATTGCAAGAGCATTGGTGAATAACCCTTCACTCATATTGGCTGATGAACCTACAGGTAATCTTGATACGACTACTTCCTATGAGATCATGGAGATATTTGATAAAATATATTCTGAAGGAAACACGATTGTGCTGGTAACACATGAATCCGATATTGCTGCTCATGCCCGCCGTGTTGTAAGGTTAAGAGACGGATTGATTGAAACTGATAAACAACAGGCAGGCAAACTTGCAACTGCAGGAGCATAA
- the gatC gene encoding Asp-tRNA(Asn)/Glu-tRNA(Gln) amidotransferase subunit GatC, with protein sequence MEVNDKLVEKVAHLARLKFDESEKETIKTDLQRMIEFADKLNELNLDGVEPLLHMSEEANVLREDQIKGSISRKEALKNAPEHDDQFFKVPKVIKNPK encoded by the coding sequence ATGGAAGTAAACGATAAACTGGTAGAGAAAGTAGCACATCTGGCCCGGTTGAAATTTGATGAATCAGAAAAAGAAACTATCAAAACAGACCTGCAGCGAATGATCGAATTTGCAGATAAATTGAATGAACTCAACCTTGATGGCGTTGAGCCGTTATTGCATATGAGTGAAGAGGCAAATGTGCTGCGTGAGGATCAGATCAAGGGTTCGATCAGCCGTAAGGAAGCATTAAAAAATGCACCTGAACATGATGATCAGTTTTTCAAAGTACCGAAGGTTATTAAAAATCCCAAATAG
- the trpS gene encoding tryptophan--tRNA ligase → MEKKKQIVMSGIRSTGFLHLGNYFGAIKNFVRMQDEFECYFMVADLHSLTTHPDTKELKENVHRVLAENIACGLDPDKATLYCQSHIYETAELYLYLNMMAYKGELEKTTTFKDKARQQPDNINAGLLTYPVLQAADIILHRASLVPVGKDQEQHLEMARNFVNRFNHRYGEVFPEPFAFNYGGELIKVPSLDGTGKMSKSENQNATIYLADDDTTIRTKIKKAKMDSGPKEMNSAKSPEVENIFLLLKLVSSPDTVKQFEDDYNNCTIKYGVLKDKLGEDMAKFISPIREKVNSIMGDEKYLKEVMEKGAEKARKSAKATMEAVRQAIGLNYF, encoded by the coding sequence ATGGAAAAGAAGAAACAAATCGTAATGAGTGGCATCCGGTCGACGGGCTTTTTACACCTTGGAAATTATTTCGGGGCTATAAAAAATTTTGTACGGATGCAGGATGAATTTGAATGCTATTTTATGGTAGCTGACCTGCATTCCCTCACGACCCATCCGGATACAAAAGAACTCAAGGAGAATGTTCACCGCGTACTGGCAGAGAATATTGCCTGCGGACTCGATCCTGATAAAGCAACTCTTTATTGCCAGAGCCATATTTATGAAACAGCTGAGCTATATCTCTATCTGAATATGATGGCCTATAAAGGTGAATTGGAAAAGACTACTACTTTTAAAGACAAAGCAAGACAACAACCGGATAATATCAATGCCGGCCTGCTCACCTACCCTGTTTTACAGGCCGCTGATATCATACTTCACCGTGCATCGCTGGTGCCAGTTGGTAAAGATCAAGAGCAACATCTTGAAATGGCCCGCAATTTTGTGAACCGCTTCAATCATCGTTATGGTGAAGTTTTCCCGGAGCCGTTTGCATTTAACTATGGCGGTGAACTGATAAAAGTACCAAGTCTTGATGGTACAGGTAAGATGAGTAAAAGCGAAAACCAGAATGCGACTATTTACCTGGCGGATGATGATACAACAATCCGGACAAAGATCAAGAAAGCAAAAATGGATAGCGGGCCAAAAGAAATGAATTCAGCAAAATCCCCCGAAGTTGAAAATATTTTTTTATTGCTAAAACTGGTCAGCTCCCCTGATACAGTTAAGCAATTCGAGGATGACTATAATAATTGTACCATTAAATACGGTGTATTAAAAGATAAATTGGGTGAAGACATGGCGAAGTTCATTTCCCCAATCCGCGAAAAAGTAAACAGCATAATGGGTGATGAAAAATATCTGAAGGAAGTAATGGAGAAAGGAGCTGAAAAAGCTCGTAAAAGTGCGAAGGCTACAATGGAAGCGGTACGCCAGGCAATCGGGTTGAATTATTTTTAA
- a CDS encoding deoxynucleoside kinase: MAKVKLKPKHIAIAGNIGAGKTTLTEMLSKHYKWIPNFEDVDHNPYLNDFYEDMPRWSFNLQIYFLNSRLQQLVEILKGTETVIQDRTIYEDAHIFAPNLHEMGLMSKRDFDNYYKFFQTLKTLVNPPDLLIYLNASVPTLVGQIQKRGREYEENIRLDYLKKLNEYYNRWIGDYKEGPLLVIDVDKNKFAEKDEDFGDIIRKIDGQLYGLF; encoded by the coding sequence ATGGCGAAAGTAAAATTAAAACCAAAGCATATAGCGATTGCCGGAAATATTGGTGCCGGTAAAACCACATTAACGGAAATGCTGAGCAAGCATTATAAATGGATACCCAACTTTGAAGATGTGGACCATAATCCCTACCTCAATGATTTTTACGAGGACATGCCCCGCTGGAGTTTTAACCTGCAGATCTATTTTTTGAATAGTCGCTTACAGCAGCTGGTTGAAATATTAAAAGGAACTGAAACTGTTATCCAGGACAGAACAATCTATGAGGATGCACACATATTTGCACCCAATCTTCATGAAATGGGATTGATGAGCAAAAGAGATTTTGATAATTACTATAAATTCTTTCAAACACTTAAGACATTAGTTAACCCTCCTGACTTACTGATCTATTTGAATGCCTCCGTGCCGACACTGGTAGGACAAATTCAAAAAAGAGGCCGGGAGTATGAAGAGAATATTCGCCTCGATTACCTAAAAAAGCTGAACGAATACTACAACCGGTGGATCGGCGACTACAAAGAAGGCCCGCTGCTTGTAATTGATGTTGACAAAAACAAGTTCGCTGAAAAAGATGAAGACTTTGGCGATATCATTCGCAAGATAGATGGGCAGTTGTATGGCTTATTCTGA
- a CDS encoding RidA family protein, whose protein sequence is MKKILFILFSICILNIQSMSQDAEAKLKEKGIVLTTPGKPVANYVNAVRVGNLLFLAGKGPTKTDGSNITGKVGKDLTIEQGYEAAKLAAINHLAVLKAELGDLNKVKRIVKVLGMVNCTEDFKDQPKVINGYSDLMVEIFGDKGKHARSAVGMGSLPMNIAVEVEVIVEIED, encoded by the coding sequence ATGAAAAAGATCTTATTCATTTTATTTTCTATTTGCATTTTAAATATTCAATCTATGTCACAGGATGCAGAAGCAAAACTGAAAGAAAAAGGAATTGTATTAACAACTCCAGGAAAGCCCGTAGCCAATTATGTGAATGCAGTTCGTGTAGGTAATCTCTTATTTCTTGCAGGCAAAGGCCCTACAAAAACAGATGGAAGCAATATTACTGGCAAAGTCGGTAAAGACTTGACTATTGAACAAGGTTATGAGGCAGCAAAACTTGCTGCTATTAATCATCTTGCTGTTTTAAAAGCCGAGCTGGGAGATCTGAATAAAGTAAAACGTATTGTAAAAGTGTTGGGTATGGTTAACTGTACTGAAGATTTCAAAGACCAACCAAAAGTAATTAATGGCTATAGTGACCTGATGGTTGAGATTTTTGGTGATAAAGGAAAACATGCACGGTCGGCCGTAGGCATGGGATCACTGCCGATGAATATTGCTGTAGAGGTTGAAGTAATTGTAGAAATAGAAGATTAA
- a CDS encoding aquaporin family protein, which produces MSSFIPEFVGTAILIILGAGVIANVVLNKTKGNNSGWIVITFGWAMAVYMGASASLALGGSGHLNPAVTIAMATMTDFDNSKVLPFIAGQFAGAIVGSIIVWIAYKQHFDETADASTQLAVFSTAPAIRNTGWNLMTEIIGTFVLVLGGSLLSKPASNTGSLGALPVGLLILAIGLSLGGPTGYAINPARDLGPRIAHFILPIKNKRDSDWSYSWIPVVGPIIGALIAAYVFKNFLS; this is translated from the coding sequence ATGTCTTCATTTATTCCTGAATTTGTCGGCACCGCTATTCTTATAATCCTCGGCGCTGGCGTAATAGCCAATGTGGTATTAAATAAAACCAAAGGAAATAATAGCGGATGGATAGTAATAACATTTGGCTGGGCTATGGCTGTGTACATGGGTGCATCGGCTTCTCTTGCTTTAGGCGGAAGCGGTCATCTGAATCCGGCCGTTACAATTGCGATGGCTACAATGACAGATTTTGATAACAGCAAAGTGCTTCCATTTATTGCCGGCCAGTTTGCAGGTGCCATTGTCGGGTCGATCATTGTATGGATCGCATATAAACAACATTTTGATGAAACGGCAGATGCCAGCACACAGCTTGCTGTTTTTTCAACTGCACCAGCTATCCGAAATACAGGATGGAACCTTATGACTGAAATAATTGGAACATTTGTCCTCGTATTAGGGGGATCATTACTTTCAAAACCCGCAAGCAATACCGGATCGTTGGGTGCTTTGCCTGTCGGGTTATTAATATTAGCAATTGGTTTATCGCTTGGAGGACCGACTGGTTATGCTATTAACCCGGCAAGAGATCTGGGTCCACGTATTGCACATTTTATTTTGCCTATTAAAAATAAAAGAGATAGTGATTGGAGTTATAGCTGGATTCCGGTTGTAGGACCAATTATCGGAGCATTGATTGCTGCATATGTGTTTAAAAACTTTTTATCATGA
- a CDS encoding glycerol-3-phosphate dehydrogenase/oxidase has translation MKRQEQLEKLSSIKEFDICIIGGGATGLGIAVDAASRGCKTILLEKYDFAKGTSSRSTKLVHGGVRYLQQGNIKLVMEALKERGLLKKNAPHLVKNQSFVIPNYKWWENPFYGIGLKVYDWMAGSLGLGPSEFLSKEETLKLAPNLDEEGLRGGVLYHDGQFDDARLAIHLAMTAADHGAVVLNYISVEELMKANNIICGVKAKDELDGKEYEIRSKVVINATGIFSDSIARMDNTEAEPMISHSQGIHLVFDKEFLPSDTAIMIPRTDDGRVLFAVPWHNKVIVGTTDTPVPGASIEPIALKSEIEFVMQHIARYLRKDPLLSDVRSVFAGLRPLVKSNSKITAAISRDHHISVSDSELISITGGKWTTYRKMAEDVMEIAINKAGLYDKECGTRDLHIHGYKENNDYNAALYYYGSDAEGVESLVKNNSVLGELIHPSLPYIKAEIVWAVQNELCMTVEDALVRRTRALLLDAKAAIESAPLVAGMMAKEMGKDDTWIKKEIDNFNLTAKNYLPIIN, from the coding sequence ATGAAAAGACAAGAACAATTAGAAAAGCTTAGTTCGATAAAGGAATTTGATATTTGCATCATTGGTGGTGGCGCTACGGGTTTAGGTATTGCTGTAGATGCAGCATCAAGAGGGTGTAAAACTATTTTACTGGAGAAATATGACTTTGCAAAAGGAACGTCATCAAGAAGTACAAAGCTGGTGCATGGCGGTGTACGTTATTTACAACAAGGAAATATCAAACTGGTGATGGAAGCCTTGAAGGAAAGGGGCTTGCTTAAAAAGAATGCGCCCCATCTCGTAAAAAATCAATCCTTCGTTATTCCTAATTATAAATGGTGGGAAAATCCTTTTTATGGAATTGGATTAAAGGTTTATGATTGGATGGCGGGTAGTTTAGGTTTAGGGCCATCAGAATTTTTAAGCAAAGAAGAAACATTAAAACTAGCTCCTAATCTTGATGAAGAAGGATTACGGGGCGGCGTATTGTATCATGACGGGCAGTTTGATGACGCAAGATTGGCGATCCATTTAGCAATGACCGCAGCCGATCATGGAGCTGTTGTTTTAAATTATATAAGTGTTGAAGAATTAATGAAAGCAAATAACATCATTTGTGGAGTAAAAGCAAAAGATGAGCTTGATGGAAAAGAGTACGAGATCAGATCAAAGGTTGTCATCAATGCAACAGGAATTTTTTCTGATAGTATTGCACGAATGGATAATACAGAAGCAGAACCAATGATCTCTCACAGCCAGGGCATTCATTTAGTTTTTGATAAAGAGTTTTTACCAAGCGATACAGCGATCATGATCCCGAGAACAGATGATGGCCGTGTATTATTTGCTGTGCCCTGGCATAATAAAGTAATTGTGGGTACAACCGATACACCTGTTCCGGGAGCATCTATAGAACCGATAGCTTTGAAAAGTGAAATTGAATTTGTAATGCAGCATATTGCCCGTTATCTGAGGAAAGATCCTTTGCTATCGGATGTACGCAGCGTATTTGCCGGATTAAGACCCTTGGTAAAAAGTAATAGCAAAATAACAGCAGCTATTTCCCGTGACCATCATATCTCTGTTTCTGATTCTGAATTAATAAGTATTACCGGGGGTAAATGGACAACCTATCGAAAGATGGCAGAAGATGTAATGGAGATCGCTATAAACAAAGCTGGTTTATATGATAAGGAATGTGGGACAAGAGATTTGCATATACATGGATATAAAGAAAATAATGATTATAATGCTGCATTGTATTATTATGGCAGTGATGCGGAAGGAGTTGAATCGCTGGTAAAAAATAATTCAGTACTCGGAGAGTTGATTCATCCGTCACTGCCTTATATAAAAGCAGAAATTGTATGGGCTGTGCAAAATGAATTGTGCATGACGGTAGAAGATGCGTTGGTAAGAAGAACAAGAGCATTGTTACTGGATGCAAAAGCCGCTATTGAGTCAGCGCCTTTGGTTGCTGGTATGATGGCAAAAGAAATGGGTAAAGATGATACGTGGATAAAAAAGGAGATCGATAATTTTAATTTAACAGCAAAGAACTATCTTCCTATTATTAACTAA
- the glpK gene encoding glycerol kinase GlpK: MSDKFILALDQGTTSSRSIVFDKQGNIISVAQKEFKQIFPQPGWVEHDAEEIWGTQFGTVAEAVAKAGITMKQVAGIGITNQRETTVVWERSTGKPIYNAIVWQDRRTAAFCDELKDAGHAKSIQEKTGLVIDAYFSATKLKWILDNVNGAREKADKGELAFGTIDSWLVWKLTVGNVHVTDVSNASRTMLLNIHTCQWDEELLKLFNIPKSVLPEVKPSSKIYGTTGNIVPEIKIPIAGIAGDQQAALFGQMCTKPGMVKNTYGTGCFMLMNTGTKAITSKNNLLTTIAWQIEGKTEYALEGSVFIAGAVVQWLRDGLKIIGNSSEVEPLAATVKNSEGVYIVPAFAGLGAPHWNQHARGSIFGLTRGSTNAHIARAALDSIAYQVYDVLKAMEADAGISIAELRVDGGATVNNNLMQFQSDILNTKVIRPKVTETTALGAAYLAGLAVGYWKNVEEIQKQWQVDKTFSSGMNDKGRNDLVNGWQRAVTAAIAWADE, encoded by the coding sequence ATGTCTGATAAATTTATACTGGCATTAGACCAGGGTACTACCAGCAGCCGAAGCATTGTATTTGATAAGCAGGGGAATATTATAAGTGTAGCACAGAAAGAGTTTAAGCAAATATTCCCTCAACCCGGTTGGGTGGAGCATGATGCTGAGGAGATCTGGGGTACACAATTTGGCACAGTGGCTGAAGCAGTGGCGAAAGCGGGTATTACAATGAAGCAGGTAGCAGGTATTGGTATTACTAACCAACGTGAAACAACCGTGGTATGGGAACGCAGTACCGGTAAGCCAATTTATAATGCAATTGTATGGCAGGATAGACGGACTGCGGCTTTTTGTGATGAATTAAAAGATGCAGGTCATGCAAAATCGATACAAGAAAAAACAGGATTAGTGATCGATGCTTATTTTTCTGCAACTAAATTAAAATGGATCTTAGATAATGTGAACGGCGCAAGAGAAAAAGCAGATAAAGGTGAATTGGCATTTGGTACAATAGATAGTTGGTTGGTTTGGAAGTTAACTGTTGGCAATGTTCATGTCACTGATGTTTCAAACGCATCACGTACGATGTTGCTGAATATTCATACTTGCCAATGGGATGAGGAGTTACTAAAACTATTCAATATCCCAAAATCAGTTTTGCCTGAAGTAAAACCATCCAGTAAGATTTATGGAACTACAGGTAACATTGTTCCTGAAATAAAAATACCTATTGCAGGTATTGCCGGGGATCAGCAAGCAGCATTGTTCGGGCAAATGTGCACAAAACCGGGTATGGTGAAGAATACATATGGTACAGGTTGCTTTATGCTGATGAATACAGGCACAAAAGCAATTACATCAAAAAATAATCTGCTTACAACTATTGCATGGCAGATCGAAGGCAAAACAGAATATGCGCTGGAAGGAAGTGTATTTATAGCCGGCGCTGTAGTTCAGTGGCTGCGTGATGGGTTAAAAATTATCGGCAACTCATCAGAAGTTGAGCCATTAGCAGCAACCGTAAAAAATTCAGAAGGAGTTTATATCGTTCCTGCATTCGCCGGATTGGGTGCGCCGCACTGGAACCAGCATGCAAGAGGAAGTATTTTTGGCTTGACAAGAGGAAGCACTAATGCACATATTGCAAGAGCTGCACTGGACAGTATTGCATACCAGGTTTATGATGTACTAAAAGCCATGGAAGCAGATGCAGGAATAAGTATTGCAGAACTAAGAGTAGATGGCGGAGCTACAGTAAATAATAACCTGATGCAGTTTCAAAGTGATATACTCAATACAAAAGTGATTCGTCCGAAAGTAACAGAAACAACGGCACTCGGCGCTGCCTATTTAGCCGGGCTCGCTGTTGGCTACTGGAAAAACGTAGAAGAGATACAAAAGCAATGGCAGGTAGATAAAACATTTTCATCAGGCATGAATGACAAAGGAAGAAACGATTTAGTGAATGGATGGCAACGAGCAGTGACGGCAGCAATTGCATGGGCGGATGAGTAA